The following are from one region of the Acidobacteriota bacterium genome:
- a CDS encoding CocE/NonD family hydrolase, whose translation MKRDRIIVVVFVACCFLGIGTAFSQTSSSDQKKSDQTKEEGPQTQTADQKKQYPALPSETPDKIVPTNDGFDHIRRDVMIPMRDGVKLHTVVLVPKDANRAPILLTRTPYNATELTSHAQSAHLGSILFGYDNATDVIVEGGYIRVVQDIRGKYGSEGDYVMNRPLQGPQNPTPVDHATDTYDTIEWLVKNTPESNGRVGILGISYDGFLPLMALVNPHPALKVSVPMNPMVDGWIGDDWFHNGAFRQAGMSYIYDQQATRANVIKWWTSHFDDYDMFMQAGSAGELGRRRGLEQVGFWRKILEHPSYDAYWRDQAVDKILAAQPLKVPVMLVHSLWDQEDIYGDMAVYKAIKPKDTNNDKVFLVMGPWHHGQQIKDGSSLGAIKFDSDTALYFRREILRPFLDRYLKDGADKANGADIAPVVTFETGTNTWRRLPAWPAGCASGCTVRATPLYFNAGLKLSFNAPPSGGAVYEEYVSDPAKPVPYRARPIDNTSWSRWLVDDQREASGRPDVVAFVSDVLTAPVKISGEPIVNLLASTSGTDSDWVVKVIDLYPDEVAGQPNMGGYQLMVSADIFRGRYRESFETAKPIASNQPLLYRFALPTANHVFLKGHRMMVQIQSSWFPLYDRNPQTFVPNIFWAKPGDYKKAVQRVYHAPGQASFIELPLVTTP comes from the coding sequence ATGAAGCGTGATCGAATAATCGTTGTTGTCTTCGTCGCGTGTTGTTTCTTGGGGATTGGCACAGCCTTCTCTCAAACCTCAAGCTCCGATCAAAAGAAATCCGATCAAACGAAGGAAGAAGGACCCCAAACTCAAACGGCCGATCAGAAGAAACAGTATCCCGCTCTGCCTAGCGAAACGCCGGACAAAATCGTACCCACCAACGACGGCTTCGATCACATCAGGCGAGATGTGATGATCCCCATGCGCGACGGCGTAAAGCTGCACACCGTCGTCCTCGTGCCGAAGGACGCCAATCGCGCGCCGATACTTCTGACGCGCACGCCCTACAACGCCACGGAACTCACGAGCCACGCCCAGAGCGCTCACCTCGGCTCGATTCTCTTCGGCTACGATAATGCCACCGATGTGATCGTCGAGGGCGGCTACATCCGGGTGGTTCAGGACATACGTGGCAAGTACGGGTCGGAGGGCGACTATGTGATGAATCGCCCTCTGCAGGGTCCGCAAAATCCGACGCCGGTCGATCACGCCACCGATACCTACGACACCATCGAGTGGCTGGTCAAAAATACGCCTGAGAGCAACGGCAGGGTCGGCATCTTGGGCATCTCCTACGACGGATTCCTGCCCTTGATGGCGCTAGTCAATCCACACCCTGCGCTCAAGGTTTCCGTGCCGATGAACCCCATGGTTGATGGGTGGATCGGCGATGACTGGTTTCACAACGGTGCGTTCCGACAGGCCGGAATGAGCTACATCTACGACCAGCAGGCGACCCGTGCGAATGTGATCAAGTGGTGGACGAGTCATTTCGATGACTATGACATGTTCATGCAGGCCGGCTCGGCAGGCGAGCTTGGCCGCCGGCGCGGGCTCGAACAAGTCGGCTTCTGGCGAAAGATTCTCGAGCATCCGAGCTACGATGCATACTGGCGCGACCAGGCGGTGGACAAGATCCTCGCAGCCCAACCGCTGAAAGTGCCGGTGATGCTGGTGCACAGCCTCTGGGACCAGGAGGACATCTACGGCGACATGGCCGTCTACAAAGCGATCAAGCCAAAGGACACTAACAATGACAAGGTATTCCTGGTGATGGGCCCTTGGCACCACGGCCAGCAGATCAAGGACGGCAGCTCGCTCGGTGCGATCAAATTCGACAGCGACACGGCGCTCTATTTTCGTCGAGAGATTCTGCGGCCGTTCCTGGATAGGTATCTAAAAGACGGCGCGGACAAAGCCAACGGGGCGGACATCGCGCCCGTCGTGACTTTTGAAACCGGAACGAACACGTGGCGGCGCTTGCCTGCCTGGCCCGCCGGCTGCGCGAGCGGGTGCACTGTTCGAGCGACTCCTCTGTATTTCAACGCCGGGCTCAAACTGAGTTTCAATGCGCCCCCATCGGGAGGCGCGGTTTACGAAGAGTACGTTTCTGATCCCGCCAAGCCCGTCCCCTACCGAGCACGTCCCATCGACAATACGTCATGGTCGCGGTGGCTTGTGGATGATCAGCGTGAGGCTTCGGGCCGGCCGGATGTCGTCGCATTCGTCTCCGATGTATTGACAGCGCCTGTGAAGATCAGCGGAGAGCCGATTGTGAATCTGCTAGCCTCCACCAGCGGCACGGATTCCGACTGGGTGGTCAAGGTGATCGATCTCTATCCCGACGAGGTGGCCGGTCAGCCGAACATGGGAGGGTATCAGTTGATGGTCTCAGCCGATATTTTCCGAGGCCGCTATCGCGAGAGTTTCGAGACGGCCAAGCCCATCGCGTCGAATCAACCGCTGCTATACCGGTTCGCACTGCCGACGGCGAACCATGTCTTTCTGAAGGGCCACCGTATGATGGTGCAGATCCAGTCGAGCTGGTTCCCTCTGTACGATCGCAATCCGCAGACCTTCGTGCCGAACATCTTTTGGGCGAAACCCGGGGATTACAAGAAGGCGGTGCAGCGGGTTTACCACGCTCCTGGCCAGGCGAGTTTCATTGAACTGCCGCTGGTGACGACGCCTTAG
- the tnpA gene encoding IS200/IS605 family transposase — MATGYLARSVGRVRIQAVKQYLAHQGEHHGYSGRVSPPVFRYRSDQPAALRAAHAVFDLSYHLVFATRYRRSVFGSTLGGELVDYWLKVAGKRGFALDEASVLPDHVHLLVRLAPKTSIEECALSLMNNSQHWMEKHHKRALMHAEIDSVWQSSAYAGTCGKVTTAMVKAFLGSG; from the coding sequence GTGGCTACCGGTTACCTGGCTCGCAGCGTCGGACGCGTGCGCATTCAGGCGGTGAAGCAATACTTGGCTCATCAGGGGGAGCATCACGGCTATAGCGGACGGGTGAGTCCGCCCGTCTTTCGTTATCGCAGCGATCAGCCGGCTGCGCTCCGGGCCGCGCATGCGGTGTTTGATCTGAGCTACCACCTGGTCTTCGCTACGCGCTATCGCCGCAGCGTTTTTGGGTCGACGCTTGGGGGTGAGCTGGTGGACTACTGGCTGAAGGTCGCAGGCAAACGAGGCTTTGCCTTGGATGAGGCAAGCGTGCTTCCGGATCACGTGCATCTACTGGTCAGGCTTGCGCCAAAGACGAGCATAGAAGAATGCGCGCTTTCGTTGATGAACAACAGCCAACACTGGATGGAAAAACACCACAAAAGAGCGCTAATGCACGCCGAGATCGATAGTGTATGGCAATCATCGGCTTATGCCGGGACATGCGGCAAAGTGACTACGGCGATGGTGAAGGCGTTTCTCGGCAGTGGGTGA
- a CDS encoding prolyl oligopeptidase family serine peptidase yields MLTKWAEAFLKTPAENPDGYARTSLVKRAGELHGRLLLVHGTYDDNVHPQNTQAFIDALIKAGKLFDLMIYPMRKHDIGDRDATIHLYRTMLEFWKRNL; encoded by the coding sequence TTGCTCACCAAGTGGGCCGAGGCGTTCCTGAAAACGCCTGCAGAGAATCCCGATGGATACGCGCGGACCTCGCTGGTCAAGCGCGCCGGCGAGTTGCACGGGCGGCTATTGCTCGTGCATGGCACATACGATGACAACGTGCACCCGCAGAACACTCAAGCGTTTATCGACGCGCTCATCAAGGCGGGGAAGCTGTTCGATTTGATGATCTACCCGATGCGCAAGCATGACATCGGTGACCGCGACGCCACTATCCACCTGTACCGCACTATGCTGGAGTTCTGGAAGAGAAACCTTTGA
- a CDS encoding restriction endonuclease: MKDTFTPNSQLLDQLLLGDASEEEYWEELKIAAALVGDFATRFPPGHGLNEATKLIVDLLNNFMPDNFGTLDPVHRLWIVAQISQVFYWSHPEWILPLGFDQMRFNPEKLHDSMVSDDTRGIIDDNVNEGALQGRLTAKEKSVLSDVYTLLLLAPQFRTPNGSWHHCEFVLDRILPPEQEPIQEEQYETEEWLSRFRKGWVSEIAKQTGRENMAIYMPALRTPISNYPDIQLQNTIQGILTSIANEQLSLPELHWRTLEELVAELLYDSGLEVEITKRSWDGGRDIIAKGELFPGEPSVLAIEAKHMPVVPISELRAALWANREFPALLFVTSGRFSAGVYREKRDHNNVLRLYLKDGVALDQWIRMYARRHRLLINTTEG; this comes from the coding sequence GTGAAAGATACATTCACTCCAAATTCCCAGTTACTAGATCAATTACTCTTAGGCGATGCCTCGGAGGAGGAGTATTGGGAGGAACTCAAAATAGCCGCCGCATTAGTTGGGGACTTTGCGACGCGATTTCCTCCCGGGCACGGCCTCAATGAGGCAACTAAGTTGATAGTGGATCTGCTCAACAATTTCATGCCGGACAACTTTGGCACGTTAGACCCTGTTCATCGGCTGTGGATCGTGGCACAAATCTCTCAGGTATTTTATTGGTCTCATCCCGAGTGGATTTTACCGTTAGGGTTCGACCAGATGCGGTTTAACCCTGAGAAACTGCATGACTCGATGGTATCAGATGATACGCGCGGGATAATTGACGACAACGTGAATGAAGGTGCATTACAAGGAAGACTTACGGCCAAAGAGAAATCTGTTCTAAGTGATGTATATACCCTGCTTTTGTTAGCTCCGCAATTTAGAACCCCAAATGGCTCTTGGCATCATTGTGAATTTGTATTGGACAGAATTCTCCCCCCTGAACAAGAACCTATACAAGAGGAGCAGTACGAAACAGAAGAATGGCTATCGCGATTTCGAAAGGGGTGGGTTTCAGAAATAGCAAAGCAAACAGGCCGTGAAAACATGGCAATCTATATGCCCGCGCTACGTACTCCAATCTCCAATTACCCTGATATTCAACTGCAAAATACCATTCAGGGTATTCTGACTTCTATCGCTAACGAACAGCTTTCTCTCCCAGAGTTACATTGGAGAACGCTCGAAGAGCTTGTCGCGGAACTTCTTTACGATTCTGGCCTTGAGGTCGAAATAACCAAGCGATCCTGGGATGGAGGTCGGGATATTATCGCTAAAGGGGAGCTCTTCCCCGGTGAGCCAAGTGTTCTAGCCATAGAAGCGAAACACATGCCAGTAGTCCCCATATCAGAATTAAGGGCGGCACTTTGGGCAAACAGGGAATTCCCCGCTCTACTCTTCGTTACATCGGGCAGGTTCAGCGCGGGTGTTTATCGCGAAAAACGGGATCACAATAACGTCCTTCGTTTATACTTGAAGGATGGTGTGGCTCTCGACCAGTGGATTCGCATGTACGCCAGGCGCCACCGCTTGTTGATTAACACAACTGAGGGGTGA
- a CDS encoding M20/M25/M40 family metallo-hydrolase has product MRRTFIVAIILLLAVPFLAQAFQEEAQPSQRLDPKIQRIVSEISADRIAEIEKKLESFETRNTFSDPTQPNRGIGAARQWIFEQFKSYSPRLQVSFDTHTIPKAGRVWKEIELRNVVAVLPGKTQQASGRWIMITGHYDSLNLRVPPELRNDQTKAVEMIAPGVTDDGSGTACAMECARVMSQYEFDATLVFVAFAGEEQGLLGARAMAKRLKASSQTIQAVLNNDIIGSEVSGNGVIDNRRVLVFSEDPNDSPSRQIARFAKRIGERYLPEMTVDLIFRYDRFGRGGDHTAFNQEGFAGVRFTTPNEHFANQHSLTDTFANTSPTYAAKVTRINAATAAAMALAPRSPVVSRPAPAASATTGTVATSPAATATPPALAPTATPPTSAAAADPDEAATPRARPAGPGLSRGGGYDAVLRWDHSDAEPDLAGFIVVVRSTTAPDWEREIWAGNVKEFTLKNTSIDQLVFGVKSVDKEGHESPVSAYVLAPRAR; this is encoded by the coding sequence ATGAGGCGGACATTTATCGTCGCGATCATTCTTCTGTTGGCCGTCCCATTTTTAGCGCAGGCCTTTCAGGAAGAGGCCCAGCCTTCGCAGCGCCTAGACCCGAAAATTCAAAGGATCGTCTCGGAGATTTCCGCAGACCGGATCGCCGAGATCGAGAAGAAGCTCGAAAGCTTCGAAACGCGCAACACCTTCTCGGATCCGACCCAGCCCAATCGTGGAATCGGCGCGGCCCGGCAGTGGATCTTCGAGCAATTCAAGAGCTACAGCCCGCGATTGCAAGTAAGCTTCGACACGCACACGATCCCGAAAGCCGGGCGAGTCTGGAAAGAGATTGAGCTGAGAAACGTCGTCGCGGTATTGCCGGGCAAGACGCAACAGGCGTCGGGCCGCTGGATCATGATCACCGGGCACTACGACTCGTTGAACCTGAGAGTGCCGCCGGAGCTGCGAAACGATCAGACCAAGGCGGTCGAGATGATTGCTCCTGGCGTGACCGACGACGGCAGCGGCACGGCTTGCGCGATGGAATGCGCGCGCGTGATGAGCCAATACGAATTCGATGCAACTCTGGTCTTCGTCGCTTTCGCGGGCGAGGAGCAAGGCCTCCTCGGTGCGAGAGCGATGGCTAAGCGGCTCAAGGCGAGCTCCCAGACTATTCAAGCGGTCTTGAACAACGACATCATCGGCAGCGAGGTGAGTGGCAACGGGGTGATCGACAACCGCCGCGTGCTGGTGTTTTCAGAAGACCCGAACGATTCGCCTTCTCGGCAGATCGCGCGGTTCGCCAAGCGAATCGGCGAGCGCTACCTTCCCGAGATGACCGTTGATTTGATCTTTCGCTACGATCGCTTCGGTCGAGGTGGCGATCACACGGCTTTCAACCAGGAAGGCTTTGCTGGAGTGCGTTTCACCACGCCGAACGAACACTTTGCGAACCAGCACTCACTCACCGACACGTTTGCCAACACATCGCCGACATATGCCGCGAAGGTGACGCGAATCAACGCGGCGACGGCGGCAGCTATGGCGCTCGCGCCGCGATCTCCGGTGGTGTCTCGGCCGGCACCGGCGGCTTCGGCGACAACAGGGACGGTAGCCACGTCCCCGGCAGCTACGGCTACGCCTCCGGCCTTAGCACCTACTGCTACACCTCCGACCTCAGCCGCCGCGGCCGACCCCGATGAAGCCGCAACGCCTCGCGCTCGTCCGGCTGGCCCAGGCCTGAGCCGAGGCGGGGGATACGACGCGGTGCTGAGATGGGATCATTCCGACGCCGAACCCGATCTTGCAGGCTTCATCGTTGTTGTGCGATCTACGACGGCGCCGGATTGGGAGCGGGAGATCTGGGCGGGCAATGTAAAAGAGTTCACGTTGAAGAACACTTCGATCGACCAGCTTGTGTTCGGGGTAAAGTCAGTTGATAAGGAAGGCCACGAGAGCCCGGTGTCAGCTTACGTGCTTGCCCCGCGCGCCCGTTGA
- a CDS encoding D-aminoacylase, with the protein MTCDLASKAKPRIVERSARLAARIVLLACFPALYPSSAALVLPPVKSRVIVGALVVDGSGRKAFPANVRIVGNRIATVGRFVTRSDEEVIHAPGMVIAPGFIDVHNHSENALSSEPTLVSQVSQGITTLAVGPDGSSPWPIADFLARRESAPSAVNVIAFVGHATVRQRVMGKDYNRAATEKEIADMAKLVEQGMREGAVGLSTGLEYDVGHPSTTEEVIELARVAVRYGGIYMSHVRDEADDVMTAFKEAIRIGREAHIPVQISHIKLGTVGVWGQAAQAVELIYAARHSGVDITADCYPYDAWQSTITVLVPSRRHEDPVAVKKGLDDVGGAGNVLVTSCPAHREYEGKTLEEISRERKVSSVDAYIQIVKDGGAGVVCRSMKDSDIKIFYRQPWVMVASDGQAGGRHPRGSGTFPRVLGRFVRERVWLTLEDAVRKMTSAPASRLGLYDRGLIRQGMKADLVIFDPKRVIDRSTFKEPQLLSEGIERVFVNGEPVFENGKTTGRLPGVVIRKGSS; encoded by the coding sequence GTGACTTGTGATCTGGCGTCGAAGGCGAAGCCGCGCATCGTCGAACGCTCTGCTCGCCTCGCCGCGCGTATTGTATTGTTGGCTTGCTTTCCAGCCTTATATCCGAGCAGCGCCGCGCTAGTCCTTCCACCAGTCAAATCACGCGTGATCGTTGGAGCCCTCGTCGTCGACGGCAGTGGCCGCAAGGCGTTTCCCGCCAACGTGCGAATCGTTGGAAACCGAATCGCAACGGTTGGCAGGTTTGTCACCAGATCAGACGAAGAAGTTATCCACGCGCCCGGAATGGTAATCGCCCCCGGATTCATCGACGTTCACAACCACTCTGAAAACGCGCTCTCATCCGAGCCCACCCTCGTGAGCCAGGTCTCGCAAGGTATCACCACTCTCGCTGTAGGGCCCGACGGCAGCTCACCGTGGCCCATCGCCGATTTTCTGGCCAGGCGCGAGTCTGCACCCTCCGCTGTAAACGTGATCGCGTTTGTCGGCCACGCAACCGTTCGCCAGCGCGTGATGGGCAAGGACTATAACCGCGCGGCTACCGAAAAAGAGATCGCTGATATGGCCAAGCTCGTCGAGCAAGGCATGCGCGAAGGCGCGGTCGGGCTTTCAACCGGGCTCGAGTATGACGTCGGCCATCCGAGCACTACCGAAGAGGTGATCGAGCTGGCTCGAGTGGCCGTGCGGTACGGCGGAATCTACATGAGCCACGTGCGCGATGAAGCCGACGACGTAATGACCGCGTTCAAGGAAGCCATTCGCATCGGCCGCGAAGCGCACATTCCGGTTCAGATTTCTCATATCAAGCTTGGAACGGTCGGCGTGTGGGGGCAAGCAGCGCAGGCCGTCGAACTGATCTACGCGGCGCGGCACAGCGGGGTTGATATCACGGCGGACTGCTATCCTTACGATGCGTGGCAATCAACCATCACCGTGCTAGTACCGAGCCGGCGTCACGAGGACCCTGTCGCGGTAAAGAAAGGTCTGGACGACGTCGGCGGCGCCGGGAATGTGTTGGTCACAAGCTGCCCCGCACATCGCGAGTATGAAGGAAAAACGCTTGAAGAAATTTCGCGCGAGCGCAAGGTATCGTCGGTTGACGCCTACATTCAAATAGTCAAAGACGGCGGCGCCGGCGTCGTATGCCGCTCGATGAAAGACTCGGATATTAAGATTTTCTACCGCCAGCCCTGGGTGATGGTCGCAAGCGACGGTCAGGCGGGCGGGCGGCATCCACGAGGCTCCGGCACCTTCCCGCGAGTGCTGGGGCGCTTCGTGCGCGAGCGGGTGTGGCTCACGCTTGAAGACGCGGTGCGCAAGATGACCTCGGCCCCGGCATCGCGCTTAGGCTTGTACGATCGCGGACTGATTCGCCAGGGGATGAAGGCCGATCTGGTCATCTTCGATCCCAAGCGAGTCATCGATCGTTCCACCTTCAAAGAGCCGCAGCTTTTGTCGGAAGGCATCGAGCGAGTGTTTGTGAACGGCGAGCCGGTGTTTGAAAACGGCAAGACCACTGGACGACTGCCTGGCGTCGTGATACGTAAAGGCAGTTCGTAG
- a CDS encoding amidohydrolase family protein, with product MKLDLHTHYYPEIFFQMLRDIPSEFSFAKDPTGRTIITHRGARFFGVTPPMSDPAKRIEDMDRVGIDVEVISLSTPNIFFADKSRQPEVARILNDAYAELIAEHPDRFKGFASIPMDAPDHALEELHRAIDQLKLNGVVLLSNIKGRALTSPSYRPFFEEANRMNLCIFLHPMLPANPELYTEYVLGPLVGFPLDTTLAVARMCFDGMLRELPNIRWIVGHLGGAIPFLMERLDSGYRDFAECRVKIDQLPSTYLKRLYYDTVTFSSYNLRMVRDMVGVNHMVMGSDYPHLLGSIERSVSSIQDLAIPEYEKEKIFSGTALSILNNV from the coding sequence ATGAAACTCGACCTGCACACGCACTATTACCCCGAAATCTTTTTTCAGATGCTTCGAGATATTCCTTCTGAGTTCTCGTTCGCCAAGGACCCGACCGGGCGAACAATCATCACCCATCGAGGCGCTCGATTCTTCGGAGTCACCCCGCCTATGAGCGACCCCGCTAAACGAATTGAAGACATGGACCGGGTCGGCATAGACGTGGAAGTCATTTCGCTGTCTACCCCAAACATCTTCTTCGCCGACAAGAGCCGCCAACCTGAGGTAGCCAGAATCCTCAACGACGCTTACGCGGAACTCATCGCAGAACACCCCGATCGATTCAAGGGATTTGCCTCGATTCCCATGGATGCCCCGGATCACGCGCTCGAGGAGCTTCACCGCGCGATCGATCAGTTGAAGCTGAACGGCGTCGTGCTTCTCAGCAACATCAAAGGACGCGCGCTGACTTCTCCCAGCTACCGGCCGTTCTTCGAGGAAGCGAATCGGATGAACCTGTGCATTTTCTTGCACCCTATGCTTCCGGCGAACCCGGAGTTGTACACCGAATACGTGCTGGGGCCTCTGGTCGGCTTCCCGCTCGACACTACGCTTGCAGTGGCCCGCATGTGTTTTGATGGAATGCTTCGCGAGCTGCCGAACATACGTTGGATCGTCGGTCATCTCGGAGGCGCGATACCTTTTTTGATGGAGCGACTCGACAGCGGCTACCGCGACTTTGCCGAATGCCGAGTGAAGATCGATCAACTGCCGAGCACGTATCTCAAGAGACTCTATTACGACACGGTGACGTTCAGCTCATACAACTTGCGAATGGTGCGTGACATGGTTGGCGTGAATCATATGGTTATGGGCAGCGACTATCCGCACCTGCTGGGCTCTATCGAACGTTCGGTCAGCTCGATTCAAGACCTGGCGATTCCAGAATACGAGAAGGAGAAGATTTTCAGCGGGACGGCTCTGTCGATTCTGAATAATGTGTAG
- the coaE gene encoding dephospho-CoA kinase (Dephospho-CoA kinase (CoaE) performs the final step in coenzyme A biosynthesis.): MLKVGLTGSIAVGKTHVVSVLAELGCVTFDADKVAHSVMDPGRPAYEDIALEFGEGILAPGGSIDRQKLGAVVFADEARRLRLNEIVHPRVIEEQNRLLQEAEAKNPEGIAIIDAALMIESGGYKRFDKLIVIHCARETQIERLMQRNQITREDAERRVAAQMSSEEKLRYADYTIDSSGTFENTRQRVVEVYEELLRVQRSPRTPETQFESS; the protein is encoded by the coding sequence ATGCTCAAAGTTGGACTCACAGGCAGCATTGCCGTCGGCAAGACCCACGTGGTTTCGGTGCTGGCCGAGCTTGGCTGCGTGACGTTTGACGCCGACAAAGTAGCTCACTCGGTTATGGACCCTGGCCGTCCAGCTTACGAAGACATCGCGCTCGAGTTCGGAGAAGGCATTCTTGCTCCGGGCGGCTCGATCGATCGCCAAAAGCTAGGGGCGGTAGTGTTCGCGGACGAAGCGCGCCGGCTACGGCTAAATGAAATAGTTCACCCGCGGGTGATCGAAGAACAGAACCGGTTGCTGCAAGAAGCCGAAGCGAAAAACCCGGAGGGCATCGCCATTATCGACGCAGCGCTGATGATCGAGTCGGGCGGCTACAAGCGCTTCGACAAGCTGATCGTCATCCACTGCGCCCGCGAGACCCAGATCGAGCGTTTGATGCAGCGAAATCAGATCACTCGCGAGGACGCCGAGCGCAGGGTCGCTGCGCAGATGTCGTCGGAGGAAAAGCTGCGCTACGCCGACTACACGATAGACAGCTCCGGAACATTTGAGAACACTCGACAACGCGTTGTCGAAGTCTACGAGGAGCTGCTGCGCGTTCAACGGTCGCCGCGGACTCCGGAGACTCAGTTTGAAAGTTCGTAG
- a CDS encoding serine hydrolase: MSKIPARFIGAVIAALLSGHSNLAFQQPQLVTPLARLQANIERITRSVNAKWGIYIKCIETGEEIAINADETMDTMSVIKIPLMAEVFRQIEAGKFALTDRMTLKETEKRPGTGVIRSLDAGASLTIKDLITLMIIVSDNTATDMLFEKVGGVEPVNKLMQSYGLNTIKATGPTDVWFKAIAAEPDRWKFHTEGKTPFGLSSSRDMGKLLEKIYKGEAVSKQASEQMLQIMRGQVYSSRLPKYVAGFRVPHKTGDFMPYIGNDVGMLESPNRHIVISVFTARHNGIGPNMEDAIGRIAEQVANFFSYRESATK, from the coding sequence ATGTCCAAAATACCTGCCCGTTTCATTGGCGCCGTGATCGCGGCCCTTCTTTCCGGCCACTCGAACCTCGCGTTTCAACAACCTCAGCTGGTCACGCCCTTGGCCCGCTTGCAAGCGAACATCGAACGGATCACGCGCTCGGTGAATGCGAAGTGGGGAATCTATATCAAGTGCATCGAGACCGGCGAAGAGATCGCAATCAACGCCGACGAAACGATGGATACGATGAGCGTCATCAAGATCCCGTTGATGGCCGAAGTCTTCCGTCAGATTGAAGCCGGGAAGTTCGCGCTAACCGACCGGATGACGCTCAAAGAAACAGAGAAGCGCCCGGGTACCGGTGTCATACGCTCGCTCGATGCCGGCGCCAGCCTGACCATCAAGGATTTGATCACGTTGATGATCATCGTCAGTGATAACACGGCTACGGATATGCTGTTTGAAAAAGTGGGCGGCGTCGAGCCCGTGAACAAGCTTATGCAGAGCTACGGGCTGAACACAATCAAAGCCACCGGTCCGACAGACGTCTGGTTCAAGGCCATCGCCGCTGAGCCGGACAGGTGGAAGTTTCACACAGAAGGCAAGACGCCATTCGGGCTGTCGTCTTCTCGCGACATGGGCAAGCTGCTCGAGAAGATCTACAAGGGCGAGGCCGTGAGCAAGCAGGCAAGTGAGCAGATGCTTCAAATCATGCGCGGTCAAGTTTACAGCTCTCGCCTGCCAAAGTATGTGGCAGGGTTTCGCGTGCCTCACAAGACGGGAGACTTCATGCCTTACATCGGCAACGACGTCGGGATGCTGGAAAGCCCTAATCGGCACATTGTGATCTCGGTGTTCACGGCTCGTCACAACGGCATTGGACCAAATATGGAAGACGCGATCGGGCGAATCGCAGAACAGGTTGCGAACTTCTTCTCTTACCGAGAGAGCGCAACCAAATAG